A single window of Jiangella alkaliphila DNA harbors:
- a CDS encoding glycine--tRNA ligase, with the protein MPAPVDAIVSLAKRRGFVFPTGEIYGGTRSAWDYGPLGVELKENVRRQWWRSMVQQRDDVVGLDSAVILPREVWVASGHVEEFVDPLVECQACHRRFRADQLKEEFAARTGLPVAGGLAEVPCPTCGAKDSWTEPRMFNGLLKTYLGPVESDEGLHYLRPETAQGIFANVVNVMNSSRKKPPFGIAQVGKSFRNEITPGNFIFRTREFEQMEMEFFVAPGTDDQWHEYWLQERWNWYLGLGLSEDNLRLYEHPKEKLSHYAKRTVDIEYRFGFGATEFAELEGVANRTDFDLTTHAKHSGQDLSFFDQEKGERWTPYVIEPAAGLTRSVLAFLLDAYDVDEAPNAKGGVDTRHVLRFDPRLAPVKVAVLPLSRNADLSPKARDLATRLRARWNVEFDDAGAIGRRYRRQDEIGTPFCVTVDFATLDDDEVTVRDRDTMHQERIGIDRVEAYLGERLPTC; encoded by the coding sequence GTGCCTGCGCCCGTCGACGCCATCGTCTCCCTCGCCAAGCGCCGTGGTTTCGTCTTCCCGACGGGTGAGATCTACGGCGGTACGCGCTCGGCCTGGGACTACGGGCCGCTCGGCGTGGAGCTGAAAGAGAACGTGCGCCGGCAGTGGTGGCGCTCCATGGTGCAGCAGCGCGACGACGTCGTCGGCCTCGACTCCGCGGTCATCCTGCCGCGCGAGGTGTGGGTCGCGTCCGGCCACGTCGAGGAGTTCGTCGACCCGCTGGTCGAGTGCCAGGCCTGCCACCGCCGCTTCCGCGCGGACCAGCTCAAGGAGGAGTTCGCCGCCCGCACCGGCCTGCCGGTGGCCGGCGGGCTGGCCGAGGTGCCGTGCCCCACCTGCGGCGCGAAGGACTCGTGGACCGAGCCGCGGATGTTCAACGGCCTGCTCAAGACTTACCTCGGCCCGGTCGAGTCCGACGAGGGGCTGCACTACCTGCGGCCCGAGACCGCGCAGGGCATCTTCGCCAACGTCGTCAACGTCATGAACTCCTCGCGCAAGAAGCCGCCGTTCGGCATCGCGCAGGTGGGCAAGTCGTTCCGCAACGAGATCACGCCGGGCAACTTCATCTTCCGCACGCGCGAGTTCGAGCAGATGGAGATGGAGTTCTTCGTCGCGCCCGGCACCGACGACCAGTGGCACGAGTACTGGCTGCAGGAGCGGTGGAACTGGTACCTCGGGCTGGGGCTGTCCGAAGACAACCTGCGGCTCTACGAGCACCCGAAGGAGAAGCTCTCGCACTACGCGAAGCGGACGGTCGACATCGAGTACCGCTTCGGCTTCGGCGCGACGGAGTTCGCCGAGCTCGAGGGTGTGGCCAACCGCACCGACTTCGACCTGACGACGCACGCCAAGCACTCCGGCCAGGACCTCAGCTTCTTCGACCAGGAGAAGGGCGAGCGCTGGACGCCGTACGTCATCGAGCCGGCCGCCGGGCTCACCCGCTCGGTGCTCGCGTTCCTGCTCGACGCCTACGACGTCGACGAGGCGCCCAACGCCAAGGGCGGCGTCGACACCCGCCACGTCCTGCGGTTCGACCCGCGGCTGGCGCCGGTGAAGGTGGCCGTGCTGCCGCTGTCGCGCAACGCCGACCTCTCGCCGAAGGCCCGCGACCTCGCCACCCGGCTGCGGGCCCGGTGGAACGTCGAGTTCGACGACGCCGGCGCCATCGGCCGCCGCTACCGCCGTCAGGACGAGATCGGCACCCCCTTCTGCGTCACCGTCGACTTCGCCACCCTCGACGACGACGAGGTCACCGTCCGCGACCGCGACACCATGCACCAGGAGCGCATCGGCATCGACCGCGTCGAGGCGTATCTCGGGGAGCGGTTGCCGACGTGTTGA
- a CDS encoding ThuA domain-containing protein — MAQPGPRPRGRHRTGRRGPAALTAVLGLLAGLLTVVGGQAAQAPEAAAHPGHGGYSILVFSKTAAFRHDSIPAGIAAIQQLAAEHEFTVTATEDATAFTDENLAQYDAVVWLSTTGDVLNDEQQAAFERYIQAGGGYAGVHAASDTEYDWPWYGELVGAYFQGHPRNQDATIEVADRTHPSTQHLPAQWERFDEWYSFRTNPRGDVHVLASLDESTYDPEANPMGLDHPIAWCQNYDGGRAWYTAGGHTTESYSEPEFLQHLLGGIETAAGATAADCGGTVWDTFDKVPLDTGTANPMELDVAADGRVFYIERAGEVRMIDPASSQTTVVGTLDVYTQREDGLLGIALDPDFVSNGWIYLYYSPDGTEAEQRLSRFTLTGTTLDLASEVQLLEVPVDRAVSGHAGGSLSFDAAGNLYLATGDDTNPFESEGYAPIDERPGRASFDAQRSSSNTNDLRGKVLRVHPEPDGTFTVPDGNLFAPGTASTRPEIYAMGFRNPFRIEVDGATGALLVGDYGPDAPSANPDRGTEGQVEWNRITAAGNYGWPYCHGAGPFRDWNFASQTAGPAFDCANPVNDSPNNTGLTQLPPVVAPDLYYGRSETGTNAPELGTGGGAMAGPVYRYDEALDSDVKWPAYYDGAALFYEWTNTEDGYVRPFDNDVWELRLDGDTVHDINPLLSTMQFLRPMDMTFGPDGALYLIEWGTGFGGNNADSGIYRIEYAGGGTRPVAQAGADPTSGALPLTVQFSSEGSGHPGGLPVTYHWAFGDGAESTDPNPSHTFTVAGQYSARLTVTAEDGATRSQTVQITAGNTAPEVTLDPPVDGGFFDFGDDIAYGIDVTDAEDGSTGDGSISCDGVDLQVLFGHAGHAHPVEVLPGCEGTVATSTDAGHPAGEDLFWVLEARYTDAGGAGVGALTGRDLHVLQPKLKEAEHFQTMSGIQLEATSDPRGGRQNIGFIDDGDYISYDPMNLAGIDAITYRLASGGSGGRIEVRSGAPDGPLVSDSGFIAPTGGWQSWTDVTVPIEDPGGTHELFFVFKHEPGSTGLFNLNYLKFRGKGVSVDARPEVWSVEATPPSGELPYEVTLSVEATDPEGQELTYAWDFGDGATATGATVTHTYELSGVYRPTVTVTDAAGSEAHDSVRVEAVPEASPPIECADPGSDPPPDDEFDGDRLDGCRWDQVVRPDLNRFRVEGGQLKIDTTPTNLFDQHNNAPNLMLQTLPAGDWVIETQVSGDVCERWQQGGLLVYESDQTFLKLDYVGTSPVGEPCERKIEMRHEIDDIFQPAFPEVTLPDGVTTWWLRLEKSGSTYTGYYSSDGVNFEQVGVIENDRLATADVGLYAFGQEQTQATTVAFDYFHVLESEPPDACPDSDESPTVVVRAVDSGVTNYERDDGCTVEDLIEDEMEWPNEGRFMMHVRSVTQHLVHDGVLTRAERNAVIAAAGRS, encoded by the coding sequence ATGGCTCAGCCCGGACCGCGCCCACGTGGGCGCCACCGCACCGGCCGGCGCGGACCGGCCGCACTGACTGCCGTCCTCGGGCTGCTGGCCGGCCTGCTGACCGTCGTCGGCGGGCAGGCGGCGCAGGCGCCCGAGGCCGCCGCCCACCCGGGCCACGGCGGCTACTCGATCCTCGTGTTCAGCAAGACGGCCGCGTTCCGGCACGACTCGATCCCGGCCGGCATCGCCGCGATCCAGCAGTTGGCCGCCGAGCACGAGTTCACCGTCACGGCCACCGAGGACGCCACCGCGTTCACCGACGAGAACCTCGCCCAGTACGACGCGGTCGTCTGGCTCTCCACGACCGGCGACGTCCTGAACGACGAGCAGCAGGCGGCGTTCGAGCGCTACATCCAGGCGGGCGGCGGCTACGCCGGCGTCCACGCGGCGTCGGACACCGAGTACGACTGGCCGTGGTACGGCGAGCTGGTCGGCGCCTACTTCCAGGGTCACCCGCGCAACCAGGACGCCACCATCGAGGTCGCCGACCGCACCCACCCGTCCACGCAGCACCTGCCGGCCCAATGGGAGCGGTTCGACGAGTGGTACAGCTTCCGCACCAACCCGCGCGGCGACGTGCACGTGCTGGCCAGCCTGGACGAGAGCACGTACGACCCCGAGGCGAATCCGATGGGCCTGGACCACCCGATCGCCTGGTGCCAGAACTACGACGGCGGCCGGGCCTGGTACACCGCGGGCGGGCACACCACCGAGAGCTACTCCGAGCCGGAGTTCCTGCAGCACCTGCTCGGCGGCATCGAGACCGCGGCCGGCGCGACGGCGGCCGACTGCGGAGGCACGGTCTGGGACACGTTCGACAAGGTCCCGCTCGACACCGGCACCGCGAACCCGATGGAGCTGGACGTCGCCGCGGACGGGCGGGTGTTCTACATCGAGCGGGCCGGCGAAGTGCGGATGATCGACCCCGCGAGCAGCCAGACCACGGTCGTCGGCACCCTCGACGTGTACACGCAGCGCGAGGACGGCCTGCTGGGCATCGCGCTCGACCCGGACTTCGTCAGCAACGGCTGGATCTACCTGTACTACTCGCCGGACGGGACGGAGGCGGAGCAGCGGCTGTCGCGGTTCACGCTCACGGGCACGACGCTCGACCTCGCCAGCGAGGTGCAGCTGCTGGAGGTGCCGGTCGACCGCGCGGTGTCCGGCCACGCCGGCGGCAGCCTGAGCTTCGACGCCGCCGGGAACCTGTACCTGGCCACGGGCGACGACACCAACCCGTTCGAGTCCGAGGGATATGCGCCGATCGACGAGCGACCCGGCCGCGCCTCGTTCGACGCCCAGCGCAGCTCGTCGAACACCAACGACCTGCGCGGCAAGGTGCTGCGCGTCCACCCCGAGCCGGACGGGACCTTCACCGTCCCGGACGGCAACCTCTTCGCACCGGGAACGGCGAGCACCCGGCCGGAGATCTACGCCATGGGCTTCCGCAACCCGTTCCGCATCGAGGTCGACGGCGCGACCGGCGCGCTGCTGGTCGGCGACTACGGGCCGGACGCGCCGTCGGCGAACCCGGACCGCGGCACCGAGGGCCAGGTCGAGTGGAACCGCATCACCGCCGCCGGCAACTACGGCTGGCCGTACTGCCACGGCGCCGGCCCGTTCCGCGACTGGAACTTCGCCAGCCAGACCGCCGGCCCCGCTTTCGACTGCGCCAACCCGGTCAACGACTCGCCGAACAACACCGGCCTGACGCAGCTCCCGCCGGTCGTCGCGCCGGACCTCTATTACGGCCGCTCCGAGACCGGCACCAACGCGCCTGAGCTGGGCACCGGCGGCGGCGCGATGGCCGGCCCCGTCTACCGCTACGACGAAGCGCTGGATTCCGACGTCAAGTGGCCGGCCTACTACGACGGCGCCGCGCTGTTCTACGAGTGGACCAACACCGAGGACGGCTACGTGCGGCCTTTCGACAACGACGTCTGGGAGCTCCGGCTCGACGGCGACACCGTCCATGACATCAACCCGCTCCTCAGCACCATGCAGTTCCTGCGCCCGATGGACATGACGTTCGGGCCTGACGGCGCGCTGTACCTGATCGAGTGGGGGACGGGGTTCGGCGGCAACAACGCCGACTCCGGCATCTACCGCATCGAGTACGCCGGTGGCGGCACCCGGCCGGTCGCACAGGCCGGCGCCGACCCGACGTCCGGGGCGCTGCCGCTGACGGTGCAGTTCAGCAGCGAGGGCTCCGGCCACCCGGGCGGCCTGCCTGTCACGTACCACTGGGCGTTCGGCGACGGCGCGGAGTCGACCGACCCGAACCCGAGCCACACGTTCACCGTCGCCGGCCAGTACTCCGCCCGGCTGACGGTGACGGCCGAGGACGGCGCGACCCGCTCGCAGACCGTCCAGATCACCGCCGGCAACACCGCGCCTGAGGTCACGCTCGATCCACCGGTCGACGGCGGCTTCTTCGACTTCGGCGACGACATCGCCTACGGCATCGACGTCACCGACGCCGAGGACGGCTCGACCGGCGACGGCTCGATCAGCTGCGACGGCGTCGACCTGCAGGTGCTGTTCGGCCACGCCGGCCATGCGCACCCCGTCGAGGTACTGCCCGGCTGCGAGGGCACCGTCGCCACCAGCACCGACGCCGGTCACCCGGCCGGCGAGGACCTGTTCTGGGTGCTCGAGGCCCGCTACACCGACGCGGGCGGGGCCGGCGTCGGCGCGCTGACCGGCCGCGACCTGCACGTCCTGCAACCGAAGCTGAAGGAGGCCGAGCACTTCCAGACGATGAGCGGTATCCAGCTCGAGGCCACCAGCGACCCGCGCGGCGGCCGGCAGAACATCGGCTTCATCGACGACGGCGACTACATCTCCTACGACCCGATGAACCTCGCCGGGATCGACGCGATCACCTACCGGCTCGCGTCCGGCGGCAGCGGCGGGCGGATCGAGGTCCGCTCCGGCGCGCCGGACGGCCCGCTGGTCTCCGACAGTGGCTTCATCGCGCCGACCGGCGGCTGGCAGTCGTGGACCGACGTCACCGTCCCGATCGAGGACCCCGGCGGCACGCACGAGCTGTTCTTCGTGTTCAAGCACGAGCCAGGGTCGACCGGCCTGTTCAACCTCAACTACCTGAAGTTCCGCGGCAAGGGCGTGTCCGTCGACGCGCGGCCGGAGGTGTGGTCGGTCGAGGCGACGCCACCGTCCGGCGAGCTGCCGTACGAGGTGACGCTCAGCGTCGAGGCCACCGACCCGGAGGGCCAGGAGCTGACCTACGCCTGGGACTTCGGCGACGGCGCCACGGCGACCGGCGCGACCGTCACGCACACCTACGAGCTGTCCGGCGTGTACCGCCCGACGGTCACCGTCACCGACGCGGCCGGCTCGGAAGCGCACGACTCCGTCCGGGTCGAGGCCGTGCCCGAGGCGTCGCCGCCGATCGAGTGCGCCGACCCGGGCAGCGACCCGCCCCCGGACGACGAGTTCGACGGCGACCGGCTGGACGGCTGCCGCTGGGACCAGGTGGTCCGGCCCGACCTCAACCGGTTCCGCGTCGAGGGCGGCCAGCTGAAGATCGACACCACCCCGACCAACCTGTTCGACCAGCACAACAACGCGCCGAACCTCATGCTGCAGACGCTGCCGGCCGGCGACTGGGTGATCGAGACGCAGGTGTCCGGTGACGTCTGCGAACGCTGGCAGCAGGGCGGCCTGCTGGTCTACGAGAGCGACCAGACCTTCCTCAAGCTCGACTACGTCGGCACGTCGCCGGTCGGTGAGCCGTGCGAGCGCAAGATCGAGATGCGGCACGAGATCGACGACATCTTCCAGCCCGCGTTCCCCGAGGTCACCCTGCCCGACGGCGTGACGACCTGGTGGCTGCGGCTGGAGAAGTCCGGCTCGACCTACACCGGCTACTACAGCTCCGACGGCGTGAACTTCGAGCAGGTGGGCGTCATCGAGAACGACCGCCTGGCGACGGCCGACGTCGGGCTTTACGCGTTCGGCCAGGAGCAGACGCAGGCGACCACCGTCGCGTTCGACTACTTCCACGTGCTCGAGTCCGAGCCGCCGGACGCCTGCCCCGACTCCGACGAGAGCCCGACGGTCGTCGTCCGCGCCGTCGACTCCGGCGTCACCAACTACGAGCGCGACGACGGCTGCACCGTCGAGGACCTCATCGAGGACGAGATGGAGTGGCCGAACGAGGGCCGGTTCATGATGCACGTCCGCAGCGTGACCCAGCACCTGGTGCATGACGGCGTGCTCACCCGGGCCGAACGCAACGCCGTCATCGCCGCCGCCGGCCGCAGCTGA
- a CDS encoding DUF6703 family protein — MPQNRQPRRNPNRRPAAPGAGSRAPRSGGSRRPAPAGPPPKSSLRARIEAVSYPVLVKLTAAPKWLLGVVTAAVLLGGLLAPPPVGPALLGLVVLFLAWLLVLAWPRLGAGQKLSRGFIVVALGALVVARAGGLLA; from the coding sequence GTGCCGCAGAACCGCCAGCCGCGCCGCAACCCGAACCGCCGGCCCGCCGCGCCGGGCGCCGGGTCGCGCGCCCCGCGGTCCGGTGGCAGCCGCCGCCCCGCCCCGGCCGGCCCGCCGCCCAAGTCGAGCCTGCGCGCCCGCATCGAGGCGGTCAGCTACCCGGTGCTGGTCAAGCTCACGGCGGCGCCCAAGTGGCTGCTCGGCGTGGTGACGGCGGCCGTCCTGCTCGGCGGCCTGCTGGCGCCGCCGCCCGTCGGCCCGGCGCTGCTCGGGTTGGTCGTGCTGTTCCTGGCGTGGCTGCTGGTGCTGGCCTGGCCGCGACTCGGCGCCGGGCAGAAGTTGAGCCGCGGCTTCATCGTGGTCGCGCTCGGCGCCCTCGTCGTCGCCCGCGCCGGCGGCCTGCTCGCCTGA
- a CDS encoding YibE/F family protein, with protein sequence MSAVHLHGGEPAPPAGPHVRRLVLAVLIPLVLATIAGLIVLWPDGDPPRIEAGVRTDGTILSVQPCEDVVETPPTPEGEDTAAECLQAQVRVDAGPDEGVETVVPLPFGVGAPEFHEGDAVVLSALPDAPLESRYEVLDFQRDVPLIWLAGLFAVAVVVLSGWKGLAALGGLGVSMVVLLVFVLPALLTGESPLPVAIVGASVIMIVTLYLAHGVSIRTSVALIGTLVSLALTGILGSLFSSLAHFTGLAGEASSYIGTVNTEIDLRGLLLAGLVIGALGVLDDVTVTQSAAVWELAAADPASSRRSLLGAGLRIGREHVAATVNTLVLAYVGASLPLLMLFSVLGQGVTDTITSEAVAQEIVRALVGGLGIIAAVPVTTALAVLAVRGRSARPAGRRRKPVSSTLEADLDA encoded by the coding sequence GTGAGCGCCGTCCACCTGCACGGCGGCGAACCCGCACCGCCGGCCGGGCCGCACGTGCGCCGTCTGGTGCTGGCGGTGCTGATCCCGCTCGTCCTCGCGACCATCGCCGGGCTGATCGTGCTCTGGCCGGACGGCGACCCGCCGCGCATCGAGGCCGGTGTACGCACCGACGGGACGATCTTGTCGGTGCAGCCGTGCGAAGACGTCGTCGAGACGCCGCCGACGCCGGAGGGTGAGGACACCGCGGCCGAGTGCCTGCAGGCGCAGGTCCGCGTCGACGCCGGGCCGGACGAGGGCGTCGAGACGGTCGTGCCGCTGCCGTTCGGCGTCGGTGCACCGGAGTTCCACGAGGGCGACGCGGTCGTGCTCAGCGCGCTGCCCGACGCGCCGCTGGAGAGCCGCTACGAAGTGCTCGACTTCCAGCGCGACGTGCCGCTGATCTGGCTGGCCGGTCTGTTCGCCGTCGCCGTCGTCGTGCTGTCCGGCTGGAAGGGCCTGGCCGCGCTCGGCGGGCTGGGCGTCTCGATGGTGGTGCTGCTGGTGTTCGTGCTGCCGGCGCTGCTGACGGGAGAGTCGCCGCTGCCGGTGGCGATCGTCGGGGCGTCGGTGATCATGATCGTGACGCTCTACCTCGCGCACGGCGTCTCGATCAGGACGTCGGTCGCGCTGATCGGGACGCTGGTCAGCCTGGCGCTGACGGGGATCCTGGGCTCGTTGTTCAGCTCGCTGGCGCACTTCACCGGGCTGGCCGGCGAGGCGTCGTCCTACATCGGGACCGTCAACACCGAGATCGACCTGCGCGGCCTGCTGCTCGCCGGGCTGGTCATCGGGGCGCTCGGCGTGCTCGACGACGTCACCGTCACGCAGAGCGCGGCGGTGTGGGAGCTGGCCGCCGCGGACCCGGCGTCGTCGCGGCGGTCGCTGCTGGGGGCGGGCCTGCGGATCGGCCGCGAGCACGTCGCGGCCACGGTGAACACGCTGGTCCTCGCATACGTCGGCGCCTCGTTGCCGCTGCTGATGCTGTTCAGCGTCCTCGGGCAGGGTGTGACGGACACCATCACCAGCGAGGCGGTGGCCCAGGAGATCGTCCGGGCGCTGGTCGGCGGGCTCGGCATCATCGCGGCGGTGCCGGTCACCACGGCGTTGGCGGTGCTCGCGGTCCGGGGACGATCGGCCCGGCCGGCTGGCCGACGCCGCAAGCCGGTGTCGTCTACCCTCGAAGCTGACCTGGACGCCTAG
- a CDS encoding glucoamylase family protein, with amino-acid sequence MQIRPTAKAVAAAAATVLVAGLALPTQAAPTAPAARPADGLSQDDRATLHRYAEDTWASFVAMTDEASGMPADKLKADGSTSPQTSTTNIGAYMWSAVVAEELDIIDRDELVERLSVTLDTLAGLERDEGSGQFFNWYDHRTGEVITVWPDDGSTVIPHYSSVDNGWLATGLQVVREAVPELAEPAGALFDSMDFGFYYRPEVNRILFHYAPSTGAAPCCYDTLVSESRIATYIGMAKDEIPRKAYFGTFRSFPNTCDWNWTEQKSVGEHRNYLRQQVWEGAYQYRGMEIVPAWGGSMFEALMPTLFVPEEEWGRRSWAVNHPNYVQAHIEHGLEEAQYGYWGFSPSNNTNGGYNVYGVEAIGMDPNGYPSNNDATLVDYGWEGCDKPAQPLPEPEDYTNGVVTPHAAFLALRYAPEEAMENLANLESDFDIYSDWGFRDAVNVDSGTVDEYFLSLDQGMVMGAIGNALADDLLRDAFVTPQFQSRVKPVIAMEEFTNYR; translated from the coding sequence ATGCAGATTCGACCGACAGCGAAGGCCGTTGCGGCGGCCGCCGCGACGGTGCTGGTCGCCGGCCTGGCGCTGCCCACCCAGGCCGCGCCGACGGCGCCCGCCGCGCGACCGGCCGACGGCTTGTCGCAGGACGACCGCGCCACGCTGCACCGCTACGCCGAGGACACCTGGGCGTCGTTCGTCGCGATGACCGACGAGGCCAGCGGGATGCCCGCGGACAAGCTGAAGGCCGACGGCAGCACCAGCCCGCAGACGTCGACCACCAACATCGGCGCCTACATGTGGAGCGCCGTCGTCGCCGAGGAACTGGACATCATCGACCGCGACGAGCTGGTCGAGCGACTCTCTGTCACGCTCGACACGCTCGCCGGGCTGGAGCGCGACGAGGGGAGCGGCCAGTTCTTCAACTGGTACGACCACCGCACGGGCGAGGTCATCACCGTCTGGCCCGACGACGGCAGCACGGTCATCCCGCACTACTCGTCGGTCGACAACGGCTGGCTGGCGACCGGCCTGCAGGTCGTCCGCGAGGCCGTCCCGGAGCTGGCCGAGCCCGCCGGCGCGCTGTTCGACAGCATGGACTTCGGGTTCTACTACCGGCCCGAGGTCAACCGCATCCTGTTCCATTACGCGCCCAGCACCGGCGCCGCGCCGTGCTGCTACGACACGCTGGTCAGCGAGAGCCGCATCGCCACCTACATCGGCATGGCGAAGGACGAGATCCCGCGCAAGGCCTACTTCGGCACCTTCCGCAGCTTCCCGAACACCTGCGACTGGAACTGGACGGAGCAGAAGTCGGTCGGCGAGCACCGCAACTACCTGCGCCAGCAGGTCTGGGAGGGCGCCTACCAGTACCGCGGCATGGAGATCGTGCCGGCCTGGGGCGGCAGCATGTTCGAGGCGCTGATGCCGACGCTGTTCGTGCCCGAGGAGGAGTGGGGCCGGCGCAGCTGGGCCGTGAACCACCCGAACTACGTCCAGGCGCACATCGAGCACGGACTGGAGGAGGCGCAGTACGGCTACTGGGGATTCTCGCCGTCGAACAACACCAACGGCGGCTACAACGTCTACGGCGTCGAGGCGATCGGGATGGACCCGAACGGCTACCCGTCGAACAACGACGCCACGCTGGTCGACTACGGCTGGGAGGGCTGCGACAAGCCGGCCCAGCCGCTGCCCGAACCCGAGGACTACACCAACGGCGTCGTGACGCCGCACGCGGCGTTCCTGGCGCTGCGGTACGCACCCGAGGAGGCGATGGAGAACCTCGCGAACCTGGAGAGCGACTTCGACATCTACTCCGACTGGGGCTTCCGCGACGCCGTCAACGTCGACAGCGGCACCGTCGACGAGTACTTCCTGTCCCTCGACCAGGGCATGGTCATGGGCGCGATCGGCAACGCGCTGGCCGACGACCTGCTGCGCGACGCGTTCGTCACGCCGCAGTTCCAGTCCCGCGTCAAGCCCGTGATCGCGATGGAGGAGTTCACCAACTACCGCTGA
- the dusB gene encoding tRNA dihydrouridine synthase DusB, producing MTTLPTVAPLQLGSLRVGPPVVLAPMAGVTNAAFRRLCAEQGAGLYVCEMITSRGVVERDEKTLNMLVFADVEDVRSVQLYGVDPFYVGEAVKVLAGEYGVAHVDLNFGCPVPKVTRKGGGAALPYKRGLLEAILRAAVGAAEPYGIPVTMKTRKGIDDDHLTYLDAGRIAEDAGCAAIALHGRTAVQHYSGEADWTSIARLKEHVSIPVLGNGDIWEAADAVRMLEATGADGVVVGRGCLGRPWLFRDLAAALTGAPVPSLPTLGEVAAMMRRHAELLADLMGEDRGLRDMRKHMAWYLKGFVAGSEVRASLGMVSSLADLDALLGELDPAQPYPVAELGQPRGRQGSPRKVALPAGWLDETDGVTGDLADAELDISGG from the coding sequence TTGACGACGCTCCCCACCGTCGCCCCGCTGCAGCTCGGGTCGCTGCGGGTCGGCCCGCCGGTCGTACTCGCGCCGATGGCCGGCGTCACCAACGCCGCGTTCCGCCGGCTCTGCGCCGAGCAGGGCGCCGGGCTCTACGTCTGCGAGATGATCACCTCCCGCGGCGTCGTCGAGCGCGACGAGAAGACGCTGAACATGCTGGTCTTCGCCGACGTCGAGGACGTCCGCTCGGTCCAGCTCTACGGCGTCGACCCGTTCTACGTCGGCGAGGCCGTGAAGGTGCTCGCCGGCGAGTACGGCGTCGCGCACGTCGACCTCAATTTCGGCTGCCCGGTGCCCAAGGTCACCCGCAAGGGCGGCGGGGCGGCGCTGCCGTACAAGCGCGGGCTGCTGGAGGCGATCCTGCGGGCTGCCGTGGGCGCCGCCGAGCCGTACGGCATCCCCGTCACGATGAAGACCCGCAAGGGCATCGACGACGACCACCTCACCTACCTCGACGCCGGCCGCATCGCCGAGGACGCCGGCTGCGCCGCCATCGCGCTGCACGGGCGCACCGCCGTCCAGCACTACTCCGGCGAGGCCGACTGGACGTCCATCGCGCGGCTCAAGGAGCACGTGTCGATCCCGGTGCTCGGCAACGGCGACATCTGGGAGGCCGCCGACGCCGTGCGCATGCTCGAGGCCACCGGCGCCGACGGCGTCGTCGTCGGCCGCGGCTGCCTCGGCCGGCCGTGGCTGTTCCGCGACCTCGCCGCCGCCTTGACGGGCGCGCCGGTGCCGTCGCTGCCGACCCTCGGTGAGGTGGCCGCCATGATGCGCCGCCACGCCGAACTGCTCGCCGACCTCATGGGCGAGGACCGCGGCCTGCGCGACATGCGCAAGCACATGGCCTGGTACCTCAAGGGCTTCGTGGCGGGCTCCGAGGTCCGGGCGTCGTTGGGGATGGTGTCGTCGCTGGCCGACCTCGACGCGCTGCTGGGGGAGTTGGACCCGGCGCAGCCGTATCCGGTCGCCGAGCTCGGCCAGCCGCGCGGGCGGCAGGGCAGTCCGCGCAAGGTCGCCCTCCCGGCCGGCTGGCTCGACGAGACCGACGGCGTCACCGGCGACCTCGCCGACGCCGAGCTCGACATCTCCGGCGGCTGA